A genomic window from Archaeoglobus profundus DSM 5631 includes:
- a CDS encoding DUF7490 domain-containing protein → MNGKLVAIILTVIFAVSVASAFFIPKETHEFFYIENVDVKVDKIGDDIVNLTFIVKIHRSDVLKNATLNLKVYDLKTGVLLEEKSVPVPEEGCRFINISMPFEKDRDYRVKVVLEKDGRSSQFTLNLRNLETLIPKDRELKVVLRDVDFKVLTTEDDRVNVLIRFYFDSFKDYDVRFHLKAVQNESNVLADEKWIDATLRSGKTQIVETNISVVEDYNYLIKLEAWRSGYMVKVWKAVLNLAPTKKVPLSVKEEEVKFEVEKFAEKYGGVKIPSETPPPIPLGVASERGVYKTPGFEALILIFAGGVAICLKRLGRL, encoded by the coding sequence GTGAACGGGAAGTTGGTTGCCATAATTTTGACTGTAATATTTGCAGTTTCAGTTGCGTCCGCATTCTTCATTCCAAAAGAAACTCACGAGTTCTTTTACATCGAAAACGTAGATGTGAAGGTTGATAAAATCGGTGATGACATCGTGAATCTAACTTTCATAGTTAAAATTCACAGATCGGATGTTTTAAAGAACGCAACGCTCAATCTGAAGGTCTACGACCTAAAAACGGGTGTTTTGCTAGAAGAAAAATCCGTTCCCGTTCCAGAAGAGGGCTGCAGGTTTATAAACATCTCAATGCCATTTGAGAAGGACAGAGATTACAGGGTTAAAGTTGTTCTCGAAAAGGATGGGAGATCGAGCCAGTTCACACTAAACCTTAGAAACCTCGAAACCTTAATACCGAAGGATAGGGAGCTTAAAGTCGTTCTAAGAGATGTGGACTTTAAGGTTCTCACTACCGAAGACGATAGGGTTAACGTTCTGATCAGATTCTACTTCGATTCTTTCAAAGATTACGATGTTCGCTTTCACTTAAAGGCCGTTCAAAACGAATCGAACGTTTTAGCGGATGAGAAGTGGATTGATGCAACGCTTAGAAGCGGGAAGACCCAGATAGTAGAGACAAATATCAGTGTGGTCGAGGACTACAACTATTTGATAAAGCTTGAGGCTTGGAGGAGCGGATACATGGTAAAGGTGTGGAAAGCCGTTCTGAACTTGGCACCCACTAAAAAGGTCCCATTGAGTGTTAAAGAGGAGGAGGTCAAATTTGAGGTTGAGAAGTTTGCCGAAAAGTACGGTGGTGTCAAGATACCGTCAGAAACTCCACCACCCATACCTCTGGGTGTAGCTTCCGAGAGAGGCGTTTACAAAACACCAGGATTTGAGGCTTTGATTTTGATATTTGCTGGAGGTGTTGCAATATGCTTGAAACGGTTAGGAAGGCTCTGA
- a CDS encoding 30S ribosomal protein S15: MARMHARRRGKSGSKRVYRDHPPEWVEMKPEEVEKLVVDLYKEGYEPSMIGMILRDRYGIPSVRQVTGKKLVRILKEHGVYTGLPEDLKALIKKAINLRKHLEVHKKDKHNRRGLQLIEAKIWRLSNYYKEKGVLPKDWKYDPEKLEIELSKSR, encoded by the coding sequence ATGGCAAGAATGCATGCTCGAAGGAGAGGTAAATCAGGATCAAAGAGAGTTTACAGAGATCACCCGCCAGAATGGGTTGAGATGAAGCCAGAGGAAGTTGAGAAGCTCGTTGTTGACCTTTACAAGGAAGGCTACGAGCCGAGCATGATCGGAATGATCTTGAGAGATCGTTACGGAATCCCTTCCGTTAGACAGGTAACGGGTAAAAAGCTCGTGAGAATATTGAAAGAGCATGGAGTATATACAGGATTGCCGGAGGACTTGAAGGCACTCATCAAGAAGGCTATAAACTTGAGAAAGCATCTCGAAGTTCACAAGAAAGACAAGCACAACAGGAGAGGTTTGCAGTTGATAGAGGCAAAGATCTGGAGATTATCTAACTACTACAAGGAGAAGGGAGTTCTTCCAAAGGACTGGAAGTACGACCCAGAGAAGTTGGAGATAGAGCTTTCCAAATCGAGGTAA
- the gatE gene encoding Glu-tRNA(Gln) amidotransferase subunit GatE: MDYASLGLKVGIEIHQQLNTKHKLFCKCPTVLRDVEDSNFEFFRYLRLKRSEIGEEDRAAKEEVLRSKKFIYKSYDTTCLVEADEEPPRELNMEALQIAITIAKMLNMEFVDEVHVMRKIVIDGSNTTGFQRTALIAFDGYIEVDGRKIGIATLCLEEEACKKVEDKGEVVVYSLDRLGIPLVEIGTKPDIDSPELAKKVAKKLGMILRSTGKVKRGLGTIRQDVNISIAEGARVEIKGVQELDILDKVVEYEVLRQLNLLKIRDELKQRNASVVREIYDVTDIFANTKCKVIARALKKNGKVLAILLKGFGGLVGREIQPNRRLGTEFADIAKTFGLGGIFHTDELPNYGISEEEVEKLRERLNAKEEDAIIFTCGEELRVRRALQRIIERAEYCLIGVPEETRKANEDGTTSYLRPLPGSARMYPETDVPPVKITEDMLNVEIPELIENRARRYVEMGLSEDLAWAIADSEYYNIFERFAKVLQPTIVARVLHIVPSELKKEGFNTDVLRKEHFEITLELIAEGKIAKEGAEEVLKEFCINPNAKVEDILAKMKAGEDLDSFIAKLVNEKVDLIKERGEKAFKPLMGLVMKEFRGKVDGKIIAEKLMKAIKEKISEL, from the coding sequence AGCGAAATCGGTGAGGAGGATAGAGCCGCTAAGGAGGAGGTTCTCAGGAGTAAGAAGTTCATTTACAAGAGCTACGATACAACATGTTTAGTTGAAGCAGATGAGGAGCCTCCGAGAGAGCTCAATATGGAGGCTCTACAGATTGCGATAACGATTGCAAAGATGCTGAACATGGAGTTTGTAGATGAGGTTCACGTGATGCGTAAGATCGTTATAGACGGTAGCAACACAACTGGCTTTCAGAGAACTGCGTTGATAGCATTTGATGGCTACATAGAGGTTGATGGGCGTAAAATTGGCATTGCAACACTTTGCTTGGAGGAAGAAGCTTGCAAAAAGGTTGAGGATAAGGGTGAGGTTGTGGTTTATTCCTTGGACAGGCTTGGAATCCCCTTAGTTGAGATTGGAACGAAGCCGGACATAGATTCGCCTGAACTCGCGAAGAAGGTTGCAAAGAAATTGGGAATGATTTTACGTTCGACTGGCAAGGTTAAGAGGGGATTGGGAACGATAAGGCAGGATGTGAACATAAGCATAGCTGAAGGTGCGAGAGTTGAGATAAAAGGTGTGCAGGAGCTTGACATACTCGACAAGGTTGTGGAATACGAGGTTTTGAGGCAGTTGAATCTGCTCAAGATTAGGGACGAGCTTAAGCAGAGGAATGCAAGCGTTGTCAGAGAGATATACGACGTAACCGACATATTCGCTAACACCAAGTGTAAGGTCATTGCAAGGGCTTTGAAGAAGAACGGCAAGGTTTTGGCTATACTGCTCAAAGGCTTTGGTGGTTTGGTTGGCAGGGAGATTCAGCCTAATAGAAGGCTTGGAACAGAATTTGCGGACATTGCAAAGACGTTTGGCTTGGGAGGAATTTTCCACACAGACGAACTTCCAAACTATGGAATAAGTGAGGAGGAGGTAGAGAAACTCAGAGAAAGGTTGAATGCAAAAGAGGAAGATGCAATAATCTTTACTTGCGGTGAGGAGCTTAGGGTTAGGAGAGCCCTGCAGAGGATCATCGAGAGGGCTGAATACTGCTTGATAGGTGTGCCAGAGGAGACGAGAAAGGCAAATGAAGACGGAACTACATCATACCTTAGACCTCTTCCCGGATCAGCGAGGATGTATCCTGAGACAGATGTCCCCCCAGTAAAGATTACCGAGGATATGCTAAACGTTGAAATACCAGAACTGATTGAAAATAGAGCTAGAAGATATGTTGAGATGGGTTTGAGTGAGGATTTAGCTTGGGCTATTGCAGATTCGGAATATTACAACATTTTCGAGAGATTTGCAAAGGTTTTACAGCCAACGATCGTTGCAAGGGTTTTACACATAGTTCCTTCAGAGCTTAAGAAAGAAGGCTTTAACACCGATGTGCTTAGAAAAGAGCACTTCGAGATTACACTTGAGTTGATTGCAGAAGGAAAAATTGCGAAAGAGGGGGCTGAAGAAGTTCTGAAAGAATTTTGCATAAATCCAAATGCCAAGGTGGAGGATATACTGGCCAAGATGAAGGCGGGAGAAGACTTGGATAGCTTCATAGCCAAACTTGTTAATGAAAAGGTCGATCTGATTAAAGAAAGGGGTGAGAAGGCTTTCAAGCCTCTGATGGGTTTGGTAATGAAGGAGTTTAGGGGAAAAGTTGACGGGAAGATAATTGCTGAAAAACTTATGAAAGCTATAAAGGAGAAGATATCCGAACTCTAA
- a CDS encoding winged helix-turn-helix domain-containing protein, with protein MNTALRILKALQERNKTLSELSREVGVTKPSLLYHLSKLSGKGLVKKVQNGNKFVYYSLTGKGKNFVRLFTSLVSSALLSYVLVSLSKKASDLSASISTTYPVLQKGHTATVNVCIAFILAFVFLFTIFYFALLLLKR; from the coding sequence ATGAACACCGCCCTAAGAATTCTGAAGGCTCTTCAGGAGAGGAATAAAACACTATCAGAGCTTTCGAGAGAGGTAGGAGTTACAAAACCATCCCTACTCTACCATCTATCCAAGCTTAGTGGAAAGGGTTTGGTTAAGAAAGTTCAAAACGGAAACAAGTTCGTTTACTACTCTCTGACGGGGAAGGGTAAGAATTTCGTTAGACTGTTTACATCTCTTGTATCTTCTGCCTTGCTCTCCTACGTATTGGTATCGCTTTCAAAGAAAGCTTCAGATTTGAGTGCATCGATATCAACAACTTACCCAGTATTGCAAAAAGGCCATACAGCAACTGTTAACGTTTGTATAGCATTCATCCTAGCTTTTGTTTTCCTGTTCACGATCTTCTACTTTGCACTGTTGCTATTAAAGAGATAG
- a CDS encoding BtpA/SgcQ family protein → MIIIGVLHLDPLPSSPLYESYEKTFENALKDAKALAEGCDAIIIENYGDKPFLKEVDRVTVACMSVIAWEVKRETGLPVGINVLRNDPFSALAIAKAVNADFVRVNQLYFASLSPEGFLEGKAGEILRYRRFIDCKAKIYADVKVKHAHHFVSLEDYLENVERCLADALIVTGTATGREVDVEELKAVRNLTNLPVFVGSGVKPENLHRYVGLCDGVIVGTYFKKDGRVDVERVRRLSKLRDNLIKSNK, encoded by the coding sequence ATGATAATAATAGGTGTCCTTCACCTTGATCCTCTTCCTTCATCACCTCTCTACGAATCTTACGAAAAAACATTCGAAAACGCCTTGAAGGATGCTAAAGCTCTGGCTGAAGGCTGTGATGCCATAATAATTGAGAACTACGGCGATAAGCCATTTTTAAAGGAGGTAGATAGAGTTACCGTTGCCTGTATGAGTGTAATAGCTTGGGAAGTTAAGAGAGAGACGGGCTTGCCAGTTGGTATTAATGTGTTGAGAAATGACCCTTTTTCAGCTTTGGCAATAGCAAAAGCTGTAAATGCTGATTTTGTAAGAGTGAATCAGTTGTACTTTGCTTCTCTATCGCCCGAAGGTTTCTTGGAAGGAAAGGCTGGGGAAATTTTGAGATACAGACGTTTCATAGATTGCAAGGCTAAAATTTACGCCGATGTAAAAGTGAAACACGCACACCACTTCGTCAGTCTTGAAGATTACTTGGAAAACGTTGAAAGGTGCTTGGCCGATGCTCTAATAGTTACGGGAACTGCTACAGGCAGGGAGGTGGATGTTGAAGAACTTAAAGCTGTTAGGAATTTAACGAATCTGCCAGTTTTTGTAGGGAGTGGAGTAAAGCCGGAAAATCTGCACAGGTATGTGGGTTTGTGTGATGGAGTTATAGTTGGAACGTATTTTAAAAAAGATGGAAGGGTTGACGTCGAAAGGGTTAGGAGGTTATCAAAGCTTAGAGACAATTTGATAAAATCTAACAAATAA